The Hymenobacter sp. GOD-10R genome includes a window with the following:
- a CDS encoding glycoside hydrolase family protein, translating to MLTRRDFIAGLALAPVARAVAGFTGNRLLDFPKNSLSKFSKHLHPVGRALEMPDWYVWCNSPIYGPDGKVHVFFSRWPAKRGMGGWINSSEIAHAVGDSPEGPFQYLETVLAPRGPGFWDATTCHNPHIQFVDGKYCLFFMGNSNGKTDTKRIGLATADSLNGPWKRPDQPLLLPGETGAWDDHCTTNPAFVKLPNGQYWLYYKSWNTADYVNSKDPVIRGNRKYGLAIADQLEGPYVKYAGNPVVDFSKQGNNKQFEDAYVWRQHNKFHMLARDMGVYSQEVGLYLESEDGKKWDYPLIAFFPVRDYLQEPPAPANLKRYGRLERPQLLMRNGKPEYMFCASQGGKAMTASSFMFRIS from the coding sequence ATGCTGACACGCAGAGATTTTATTGCCGGGCTAGCTTTGGCACCAGTTGCCCGGGCCGTAGCCGGCTTTACAGGTAACCGGCTGCTAGACTTTCCGAAAAACAGCCTGTCCAAGTTCAGCAAGCATCTGCATCCTGTTGGGCGAGCGTTGGAAATGCCCGATTGGTACGTGTGGTGCAATAGTCCCATCTACGGCCCCGATGGAAAAGTGCATGTGTTCTTCTCGCGCTGGCCCGCTAAGCGTGGCATGGGAGGCTGGATCAACAGTTCCGAAATCGCACACGCCGTCGGCGACTCGCCTGAGGGTCCTTTTCAGTACCTCGAAACGGTGCTAGCGCCACGTGGCCCTGGCTTTTGGGATGCTACCACTTGCCATAATCCACATATTCAGTTCGTGGATGGCAAGTACTGCTTGTTCTTTATGGGCAACTCCAACGGCAAAACGGATACGAAGCGCATTGGCCTAGCTACGGCCGACTCGCTCAATGGCCCTTGGAAACGCCCCGACCAGCCCTTGCTGCTGCCAGGCGAAACAGGGGCCTGGGATGACCATTGCACAACCAATCCCGCCTTTGTCAAGCTCCCAAATGGACAATATTGGCTGTATTATAAATCTTGGAATACAGCCGACTACGTCAACTCGAAAGATCCGGTCATTCGAGGTAACCGCAAATATGGCCTTGCCATTGCAGATCAACTCGAAGGGCCGTACGTGAAGTACGCGGGCAATCCGGTAGTTGATTTCTCCAAACAGGGCAATAACAAGCAGTTTGAAGATGCCTACGTCTGGCGCCAGCACAACAAGTTTCACATGCTAGCCCGTGATATGGGTGTGTACAGCCAAGAGGTGGGACTGTACCTAGAATCGGAAGACGGCAAAAAATGGGATTATCCGCTGATTGCCTTTTTTCCTGTGCGCGATTACTTGCAGGAGCCACCTGCGCCCGCCAACCTAAAGCGATACGGCCGTTTGGAGCGCCCACAACTGTTGATGCGTAACGGAAAGCCCGAGTATATGTTCTGCGCCTCACAAGGTGGAAAAGCCATGACAGCTTCTTCGTTTATGTTCAGGATTAGCTGA
- a CDS encoding TonB-dependent receptor yields the protein MKKTYNWRRGQPVALAALLLLTNPAVSSLQARPLRKSIVDWQLTGRVVSAKDEGLPGVTVVVKGTTNGTTTGADGSFKLSVPETGGTLVFSYIGYQTQERKFSGSETLTIKLVEDTKALDEVVVVGYGTQKKGDVTGAIASFNAEKLQERPLARVDQALVGQLAGVQVKQTTGVPGRGFSVQVRGAGSITANNEPLYVIDGFPLEAASQNSSGRFGNGSPLDNINPNDIENIEVLKDAAAAAIYGSRAANGVVLITTKRGKSGKPKINLNTYAGFTRAVRKLDMLNADEWIDRSVEIINANWVNSGPGRLATQTTAERQAALKVTTIDPKYMIDDRWLQPGHPGLDYVDWQKEAFRTGFTQDVQLAASGASDFVNYYVSGDYLKQDGMVIGLGYKRYSGRANVEVKASDKFKFGLNISPSYSITSDPGVEGKDNLLHLVVTSSPVVESTAGLNTNTGDFTYYNWGTTRNSPLRLLQKSVGDTRTFRTLGTIYGEFQIVKGLALRSTANIDNTDAESKSYTPAFVNGSLGSRQAAGSYSGFRKQTFVNENTLTYNKTLGGKHDITGLAGYSYNFTKLYAQALSATGGFVNQAVTTLNAATNISGTGSNYTTETQNVLISYFGRLQYAYAGKYLLSASIRRDGSSRFGENTKFGVFPAASLGWRISQENFMQGITPISDLKLRASVGYSGNNGIGDYSSIATLGIYNYTFGGAQSSGQAPNRVNNPDLKWERSRTYDVGFDFGLLKNRLTGSFDYYTKTSKDLLLNIPVPSAAGFSTQLTNIGEVVNRGLELELTSHNLVGAFQWNTSLNVSHNTNKVVHLGIGDTPIEITSAFDIPNNILKVGQPLYSIYVVKQNGILSQSDIDKGAALYGSQTVGDPKYVDYNGDGKIDPSDRQIVGHPNPNYTWGVTNSFRYKGFDLSVLVQGQNGGSIYSLFGRAVDRTGTGQVDNVLGLYRDRWRSPENPGAGLRGKAYSTFGRIKNTDWLYSSDYWRVRNITLGYDLGLVIKKSIAQGARIYVTAENFFGHDKYTGGFNPEAVNTGGGDNNFPVGVDYGGLPLAKSLILGLNFTF from the coding sequence ATGAAGAAAACGTACAACTGGCGGCGTGGTCAGCCGGTGGCGCTTGCCGCGCTGCTGCTGCTGACTAATCCCGCAGTCAGCTCCTTACAAGCCCGCCCGCTGCGGAAATCAATTGTCGACTGGCAGCTTACCGGCCGCGTAGTTTCTGCTAAAGATGAGGGTTTGCCCGGTGTGACTGTAGTGGTGAAAGGCACCACAAACGGTACTACGACGGGTGCCGACGGAAGCTTTAAACTATCGGTACCAGAAACAGGTGGTACGCTGGTATTCAGCTACATCGGTTATCAAACCCAAGAACGCAAGTTCTCTGGCTCGGAGACGCTGACTATCAAGTTGGTGGAGGATACGAAAGCGCTAGATGAGGTAGTGGTAGTAGGCTACGGCACGCAGAAGAAAGGCGACGTAACGGGTGCTATTGCTTCCTTCAATGCTGAAAAACTGCAAGAGCGCCCACTCGCCCGCGTTGACCAGGCTTTGGTAGGACAGCTGGCAGGTGTGCAAGTAAAGCAGACAACGGGTGTACCAGGGCGCGGCTTTAGCGTGCAAGTACGCGGCGCTGGCTCCATTACAGCCAACAACGAGCCCCTGTACGTGATTGATGGCTTCCCCTTGGAGGCTGCATCGCAGAACTCCTCTGGCCGTTTTGGTAACGGTAGCCCATTGGATAACATCAACCCCAATGACATTGAGAACATTGAGGTACTGAAAGACGCCGCCGCTGCCGCTATTTATGGTTCGCGGGCAGCCAACGGGGTGGTGCTTATCACCACAAAGCGGGGCAAATCGGGTAAACCGAAAATCAACCTGAACACCTACGCGGGCTTTACGCGGGCCGTGCGCAAGCTCGACATGCTCAATGCCGACGAGTGGATCGACCGCTCTGTTGAAATCATCAATGCTAACTGGGTCAACTCGGGCCCTGGGCGCCTGGCCACCCAAACTACGGCTGAGCGGCAGGCGGCGCTGAAGGTAACGACCATTGACCCTAAGTACATGATTGATGACCGGTGGCTACAGCCCGGGCATCCAGGTCTGGACTATGTGGATTGGCAAAAGGAAGCATTCCGTACGGGCTTTACGCAAGATGTACAACTAGCCGCTAGTGGCGCTAGTGACTTCGTAAACTACTATGTATCGGGCGACTACCTAAAGCAGGATGGTATGGTAATCGGCCTAGGCTACAAGCGCTACTCAGGCCGCGCCAACGTAGAAGTGAAAGCCAGCGACAAATTCAAGTTCGGCCTGAATATTTCGCCTTCCTACTCCATTACCTCTGACCCTGGCGTTGAAGGCAAGGATAACCTACTGCACTTGGTGGTAACCAGCTCGCCAGTGGTAGAGAGCACCGCCGGTCTGAATACCAACACAGGCGACTTCACCTATTATAACTGGGGCACCACGCGCAATAGCCCTCTTCGGTTGCTCCAAAAATCAGTTGGTGATACGCGTACCTTCCGTACCCTAGGTACTATCTACGGTGAATTCCAGATCGTTAAAGGCTTGGCTCTGCGCTCAACGGCCAACATCGACAACACGGACGCCGAGTCGAAATCGTACACGCCCGCTTTTGTGAACGGCAGCCTAGGTAGCCGGCAAGCAGCTGGCTCCTATAGTGGCTTCCGCAAGCAAACGTTTGTAAACGAGAACACACTGACGTACAACAAGACGCTCGGTGGCAAGCACGACATTACGGGCTTGGCTGGTTACTCTTACAACTTCACGAAGCTATACGCACAGGCACTATCGGCTACGGGCGGCTTCGTCAACCAGGCGGTGACGACCCTAAATGCGGCCACGAACATCAGTGGCACGGGTAGCAACTACACGACAGAAACCCAGAACGTTCTAATTTCCTACTTCGGACGTCTGCAGTATGCGTATGCCGGCAAGTACTTGCTCTCCGCCAGTATCCGGCGCGATGGTTCTTCGCGCTTCGGGGAGAACACCAAGTTTGGCGTGTTCCCGGCAGCATCATTGGGCTGGCGCATTTCCCAGGAGAACTTCATGCAGGGCATAACGCCGATTAGTGACCTAAAGCTGCGGGCTAGCGTGGGCTACTCCGGCAACAACGGTATCGGTGACTACAGCAGCATCGCGACCCTAGGTATCTACAACTACACGTTCGGCGGCGCCCAGTCTAGCGGCCAGGCACCCAACCGCGTGAACAACCCCGATCTGAAGTGGGAAAGATCCCGCACGTATGATGTTGGCTTTGATTTCGGTCTGCTCAAGAATCGTCTGACGGGTTCATTCGACTACTATACTAAGACGAGCAAAGACCTGTTGCTCAACATCCCGGTGCCATCAGCAGCCGGCTTCAGCACCCAGCTGACCAACATCGGCGAGGTGGTAAACCGCGGTCTGGAGTTGGAATTGACGAGCCACAACTTGGTAGGCGCTTTCCAGTGGAACACGTCGTTGAACGTGAGTCATAACACGAATAAGGTTGTGCACCTAGGTATAGGAGATACGCCAATCGAAATCACTTCCGCGTTCGACATTCCGAACAACATCTTGAAGGTAGGGCAGCCACTGTACAGCATCTACGTGGTAAAGCAGAATGGCATTCTGTCGCAGAGTGACATTGACAAGGGTGCAGCGCTTTACGGCTCGCAGACCGTAGGCGACCCCAAGTACGTGGATTACAACGGAGACGGAAAAATTGACCCAAGTGACCGTCAGATTGTAGGCCACCCAAATCCGAACTATACCTGGGGTGTGACCAACAGCTTCCGCTACAAAGGTTTCGACCTGAGTGTGTTGGTGCAGGGCCAAAATGGTGGTTCCATCTATTCGCTCTTCGGCCGCGCGGTAGACCGTACCGGTACCGGACAGGTAGACAACGTATTGGGCTTATACCGCGACCGGTGGCGCTCACCCGAAAACCCCGGTGCGGGCCTGCGGGGCAAAGCATACTCGACTTTCGGCCGCATCAAGAACACCGACTGGTTATATTCTTCCGACTACTGGCGCGTACGCAATATCACACTGGGCTACGACCTAGGTCTGGTTATCAAGAAGAGCATCGCGCAGGGAGCTCGCATCTACGTAACGGCTGAAAACTTCTTCGGCCATGACAAATACACAGGTGGTTTCAACCCCGAAGCTGTGAACACCGGCGGCGGCGACAACAACTTCCCGGTGGGCGTCGACTACGGCGGGCTACCGCTCGCTAAGTCGCTCATCCTGGGTTTGAACTTCACCTTCTAA
- a CDS encoding DUF4450 domain-containing protein, with translation MGVSTTILHYLHLNRVSRVFSYAVLSSSFVLSHLALGQAELVVSSGSPLWHNQQRTLRYHPDGQDFVIVNGSKRFTRALYGTNTAFRVEAGDLPEFALYLPGMGGNLKFGLLGDNGQSKWLIKADKITARYRPGGMFYDIEDPLLGAGSLHVEVLAMADAEGLVVKARFDKVPVGQVRLLWAYGGATGKKFSRDGDIGADPESSFYLKPEYCQGNTFDLKNNTFTLSYGAEAKSTEAERYEIQPAGQVKKPTPMVRKSLLGLMPTASTMHLADAAQQDSPQQLLASKAATAPVLAGAVPAKPGEDLYFAVQKAEDAVALRYADLPKAVAKAEAARQQLASRVQVVTPDPYINTLGGALSVAADAIWESPSFMHGSVAWRMRLNGWRGPYVADPLGWHDRAQAHFRAYSKSQLTTPAGPVVMDTALHLARSLEKLGTSVYSDGYISRNPGGDFRPHHYDMNLVYVDALLRHFYWTGDLTFAKEMWPVLQRHLAWEKRNFDPDNDGLYDAYAAIWASDALQYSGGAVTHSSAYNYWSNSVAATIAAQIGEDPVPYQQEAARIRQALNARLWQPGKGWYAEYQDALGLKQLHPSAGLWTVYHSLDSEVPDAFQAYQALRYVDAEIPHIPVRAVGLPDEGYHLLATTNWQPYDWSLNNVAMAEVLHTTLANWQAGRAEEAFVLWKSALLESMYLGSSPGNIQQISFYDANRGELYRDFADPIAMTARSLVEGLFGIVPNALAGTLTIRPGLPMAWNSAALIVPDLSFDFKRQGSQDTYMLTPHFAKPLKLQLQVKARTTSVKSVTVNGQKAIWKNVDAAVGQPSIEIDSAPAAQYVVNIEWQGDAPDVPSLAAEYATGAALAVRLPHASITKVFDPQQILQEPTTQGQELKARVAGEIGSRTAFTQLRQGDLTWWAALPVEVQPALTLVEASETNGLQFRVRNHTDTPVQARVLVGAGKKAFADNISVPAHATSAAITVPAAYLMPGSNAVTITWGNNQRLTKSLLTWAASTPSKLRYEPVDLVPYYNDQVTKIFQNKYLSPRPKGPTLQLPTQGIGNWCYPLTEAIINDAGLRKLAGAQNQIQLPWGAPLRTPSAAGEKNVLFVSQWDNYKPEQTVPLKGKARHAYLLMAGSTNPMQTRLTNGEVTVTYADGSQETLALRNPENWWPIEQDYAQDGFAFTTDAPKPWRVHLQTGLITRDFDHYISIKGFSTRAIEGGAATVLDLPLDPKKKLKSLTVKALANDVVIGLMSATLVRE, from the coding sequence ATGGGCGTTTCAACAACGATTCTGCATTATCTTCATCTAAATCGAGTGAGCCGGGTATTTAGTTATGCGGTGCTGAGCAGTAGCTTCGTCTTATCACACCTAGCTTTAGGACAGGCCGAACTTGTTGTGAGTTCTGGTTCGCCGCTCTGGCACAACCAGCAACGCACGCTCCGTTACCATCCGGATGGGCAGGACTTCGTTATTGTCAACGGCAGCAAGCGCTTTACGCGGGCGCTCTACGGCACTAACACGGCTTTCCGAGTCGAGGCCGGCGACTTACCCGAGTTTGCGCTTTACCTGCCCGGTATGGGTGGCAACTTGAAGTTCGGTTTGCTCGGTGACAATGGGCAAAGCAAGTGGCTGATTAAAGCGGATAAAATAACTGCCCGCTACCGGCCCGGCGGGATGTTTTACGATATCGAGGACCCGCTGCTAGGTGCCGGGAGCCTGCACGTAGAAGTGCTAGCTATGGCCGACGCAGAAGGCTTAGTGGTGAAAGCTAGGTTCGACAAAGTACCAGTAGGCCAAGTACGCCTGTTGTGGGCCTACGGCGGCGCCACTGGCAAGAAGTTTAGCCGCGACGGCGACATCGGAGCTGACCCTGAATCGAGCTTCTATCTAAAGCCGGAGTACTGCCAGGGCAACACCTTCGATCTGAAAAACAACACGTTTACGCTCTCTTACGGGGCCGAAGCGAAGAGCACGGAAGCTGAGCGTTACGAGATTCAGCCGGCTGGGCAGGTGAAGAAGCCAACGCCAATGGTGCGTAAAAGCCTGCTCGGGTTGATGCCTACTGCTTCTACCATGCACCTAGCTGATGCAGCTCAGCAGGACTCACCGCAGCAACTCTTGGCGTCGAAAGCGGCTACTGCGCCGGTGTTGGCGGGAGCAGTGCCAGCCAAGCCAGGGGAGGACCTGTATTTTGCCGTACAGAAAGCGGAAGATGCCGTGGCGCTGCGCTATGCCGATCTGCCGAAAGCCGTGGCCAAAGCCGAAGCTGCGCGCCAACAGCTCGCCAGCCGGGTACAAGTCGTGACACCCGATCCGTACATTAATACCCTAGGCGGTGCGCTGAGCGTGGCCGCCGATGCCATTTGGGAGAGTCCTTCGTTTATGCACGGCTCAGTCGCGTGGCGCATGCGTCTCAATGGCTGGCGCGGACCATACGTAGCCGATCCGCTCGGCTGGCACGACCGGGCGCAGGCGCACTTCCGCGCTTATTCCAAGTCGCAACTGACGACACCAGCCGGACCAGTCGTGATGGATACCGCGCTGCACCTAGCGCGCAGCCTGGAAAAGCTAGGCACCAGTGTGTACAGCGACGGCTACATCAGTCGGAACCCTGGCGGCGACTTCCGACCGCACCACTACGACATGAATCTGGTGTACGTCGATGCGCTGCTACGCCATTTTTACTGGACCGGCGACCTCACTTTTGCCAAGGAAATGTGGCCCGTGCTTCAGCGGCACCTAGCTTGGGAAAAGCGCAACTTCGACCCCGACAACGATGGCCTTTACGATGCCTACGCTGCTATCTGGGCCAGCGACGCCTTGCAATACAGCGGTGGCGCCGTCACGCATTCGTCGGCATATAACTACTGGTCCAACTCGGTGGCGGCAACCATCGCGGCGCAGATTGGCGAAGACCCAGTGCCATACCAGCAGGAAGCAGCGCGTATTCGGCAGGCGCTGAACGCACGCCTATGGCAGCCGGGCAAAGGCTGGTATGCGGAGTACCAGGATGCCCTAGGTCTGAAGCAGCTCCACCCCAGTGCCGGCTTGTGGACCGTATATCATTCCCTCGACTCAGAAGTGCCCGATGCGTTTCAGGCCTACCAGGCACTGCGCTACGTGGATGCGGAGATTCCGCATATTCCGGTGCGTGCCGTAGGGTTGCCCGACGAGGGGTATCATCTGCTGGCAACGACCAACTGGCAGCCCTACGATTGGTCCTTGAATAATGTAGCAATGGCCGAAGTGCTGCACACCACGCTCGCCAACTGGCAAGCCGGCCGCGCTGAGGAGGCCTTTGTGCTGTGGAAAAGCGCCTTGCTGGAAAGTATGTACCTAGGTTCCAGCCCCGGCAACATCCAACAGATTTCGTTCTACGACGCCAACCGCGGCGAACTGTACCGGGACTTCGCCGACCCCATCGCCATGACGGCGCGCTCTTTGGTAGAAGGCTTGTTCGGCATTGTGCCCAATGCTTTAGCCGGCACGCTCACTATTCGGCCCGGCTTGCCGATGGCTTGGAACTCGGCCGCGCTGATAGTGCCTGATTTGAGCTTTGATTTCAAGCGCCAAGGCTCCCAAGACACCTACATGCTCACACCGCATTTTGCGAAGCCGCTGAAGCTTCAGCTCCAAGTGAAAGCGCGCACTACTTCCGTTAAAAGCGTGACTGTGAACGGGCAGAAGGCCATTTGGAAAAATGTAGACGCAGCCGTTGGGCAGCCCAGCATCGAGATTGACAGCGCTCCGGCCGCGCAGTACGTGGTTAACATCGAATGGCAAGGTGACGCGCCTGACGTGCCAAGCCTAGCTGCCGAATATGCCACCGGCGCCGCGTTGGCCGTCCGCTTGCCGCATGCTAGCATCACGAAAGTATTTGACCCGCAACAAATTTTGCAGGAACCTACCACGCAAGGGCAGGAGCTAAAAGCGCGTGTAGCGGGCGAAATTGGCAGCCGCACTGCTTTCACGCAGTTGCGCCAGGGCGACCTGACCTGGTGGGCGGCGCTGCCGGTGGAGGTGCAGCCGGCGCTAACGCTGGTAGAAGCATCCGAGACAAACGGACTTCAGTTCCGGGTCCGAAACCACACCGATACGCCCGTGCAAGCGCGCGTACTAGTTGGAGCTGGTAAAAAGGCTTTTGCTGACAACATCAGCGTGCCCGCGCATGCCACTTCAGCGGCCATAACAGTACCGGCGGCATACCTCATGCCGGGTAGCAATGCCGTAACAATAACGTGGGGCAATAACCAACGGCTAACGAAAAGCCTCCTCACCTGGGCAGCTTCTACCCCAAGCAAGCTGCGCTACGAACCAGTTGACCTAGTTCCTTATTACAACGACCAGGTCACGAAGATCTTTCAGAACAAATACCTGTCGCCCCGCCCGAAAGGGCCTACGTTGCAGCTACCCACGCAAGGCATCGGTAACTGGTGCTATCCGCTCACGGAGGCCATCATCAACGATGCGGGGCTGCGTAAGCTGGCTGGGGCGCAAAACCAGATTCAACTACCGTGGGGCGCGCCGCTGCGCACGCCAAGTGCGGCGGGGGAGAAGAACGTGCTTTTTGTGTCGCAGTGGGACAATTACAAGCCCGAGCAGACCGTGCCGCTCAAGGGAAAAGCTAGGCACGCCTACCTGCTGATGGCGGGCTCCACCAACCCCATGCAAACCCGCCTAACCAACGGCGAAGTTACGGTGACGTACGCCGATGGCTCGCAGGAAACCCTAGCGTTGCGCAACCCCGAAAATTGGTGGCCCATCGAGCAAGATTACGCCCAAGATGGCTTTGCGTTCACCACCGACGCCCCGAAGCCGTGGCGTGTGCACCTGCAAACTGGCCTCATCACCCGCGATTTTGACCACTACATCTCCATTAAGGGCTTCAGCACGCGTGCCATTGAGGGCGGTGCTGCCACCGTCCTCGACTTGCCACTTGATCCCAAGAAAAAGCTGAAGAGCTTGACTGTGAAAGCCCTAGCCAATGACGTGGTTATCGGCTTGATGAGCGCGACCTTGGTGCGAGAATAA
- a CDS encoding RagB/SusD family nutrient uptake outer membrane protein translates to MKKIVFLLSSICWLSLSGCEKDLEQAPLSSGSTPTFYQTQADFDQALTASYAPLTAYPTRALNLSETRSDNIYGVDDLGVRDWAPVNNFSTALANNPYIAEAWSGNYNGIFRANTLLDQLATNGSVVSDANRTRYEGEAKFLRAFYYFDLVRFFGKVPLIDKALVPADVLKVPRSPVADVYNLIISDLQTAITNLPATYDFSVSADKPNVGRATANAAKSLLALVYLTRSGPTYGIEGPGLATNEYSKALPLLNEVLTSGKYAFLASYPDIFSYTNEDNKEVIFDIQFQSGGAGLGSDFPGLLVPDAYFTALKIPFASGGLEIRPIANDLLNSYPTGDVRKTFNFAQGYTSTTGFKETRWLMKKYLNENTRGTTRTDWGINWIVLRYTDVLLMKAECILHGAGGSQAEVDDAVNRVRARAGITTKVTGVTLPQLMEERRRELAGEGSRWHDLVREGVVLTTINAWIPKEDTRNRMSRSVDANQIIYPVPQAERSAAPDLYDQNPGY, encoded by the coding sequence ATGAAAAAAATAGTTTTTCTTCTGTCTTCGATCTGCTGGCTATCGTTGAGTGGTTGCGAGAAGGATCTGGAGCAAGCACCGCTTTCCAGCGGCTCAACCCCCACGTTTTACCAAACTCAGGCCGACTTCGATCAGGCCCTGACGGCCTCCTACGCCCCACTTACCGCCTACCCAACCCGGGCGCTTAACCTCTCCGAAACCCGTTCCGATAATATTTACGGTGTTGACGACCTAGGGGTACGCGACTGGGCTCCGGTCAATAACTTCTCGACGGCGTTGGCGAACAACCCGTACATTGCCGAAGCGTGGAGCGGCAATTACAATGGCATTTTCCGGGCAAATACACTGCTTGATCAGCTGGCCACCAACGGAAGCGTTGTGAGCGACGCCAACCGCACCCGCTACGAAGGGGAAGCCAAGTTCCTGCGGGCCTTTTACTACTTCGATCTGGTGCGCTTCTTCGGCAAAGTGCCTTTGATCGATAAGGCCTTGGTGCCAGCGGACGTGCTGAAAGTGCCCCGCTCGCCCGTCGCCGATGTGTACAATCTGATCATCTCAGATTTGCAAACGGCCATTACGAACTTGCCCGCCACCTACGATTTCAGCGTTTCGGCTGATAAGCCCAACGTAGGACGTGCTACGGCTAACGCGGCCAAAAGCTTGCTCGCTCTGGTGTACCTGACCCGCTCGGGACCCACGTACGGCATCGAAGGCCCAGGCCTGGCCACGAACGAGTACAGCAAAGCCTTACCGTTGCTAAACGAGGTGCTTACCAGCGGAAAGTATGCGTTCCTAGCTTCGTACCCCGATATTTTCTCCTACACGAACGAAGACAACAAAGAAGTTATCTTCGATATTCAGTTCCAAAGCGGTGGTGCAGGCCTAGGTAGCGACTTCCCCGGTTTGCTTGTGCCCGATGCGTATTTCACGGCGCTGAAAATTCCGTTTGCATCAGGAGGCCTAGAAATCCGGCCGATTGCTAACGATCTGCTGAATTCTTACCCAACCGGCGACGTACGCAAGACCTTCAACTTTGCGCAGGGCTATACCAGCACTACGGGTTTCAAGGAAACGCGCTGGCTGATGAAGAAGTACCTGAATGAAAATACCAGAGGCACTACCCGCACCGACTGGGGCATCAACTGGATTGTGCTTCGCTACACCGATGTACTGCTGATGAAAGCTGAGTGCATTCTGCACGGCGCAGGCGGCAGTCAGGCGGAGGTAGACGACGCCGTGAACCGGGTACGGGCCCGCGCCGGTATCACGACCAAAGTTACCGGCGTTACCCTGCCGCAGCTGATGGAAGAGCGTCGCCGCGAGCTAGCAGGTGAGGGCTCCCGTTGGCACGACCTAGTGCGCGAAGGTGTTGTGCTCACCACTATCAACGCCTGGATTCCGAAAGAAGACACGCGCAACCGTATGAGCCGTAGCGTAGATGCCAACCAAATCATCTACCCAGTGCCACAGGCAGAACGCAGCGCTGCGCCTGACCTGTATGATCAGAATCCTGGGTACTAA